GGTCGCCCGTAAAGCGGAAGCGACTTGCCTCCAGGTACCGCTCCTCCACCTCGACAGCAATCCACCGCCGGCCCTCGCGTTCGCACGCTTCGCCCGTGGTGTTGCTACCCGCGAACGGATCGAAGACCAAGTCGTTGGGGTCCGTAAGAAACCGCAAGAAGAATGTCGGCAACTGTACTGGGAAGCGCGCCGGGTGCGGTTTCAAACCGTGCTTCTTGCACTGCTCCAAGTAGTGGCCATTGCTGTCGTTATTCCCATAGGTAAGCAGGTTCGGCGGGATGGAACCGCCGCGATCCGTAAACTTCGCCGTTATGATATGCCCAGACGGCCGCACCGTGGCTCGGTACCCGCGCTTGACCAAGCGCTTCATATCCGGGCTGTACTCTTTCAACACGCGCTGATTGTCAGCCTTCGGCGCGGGGGTCTTGGAGAGCCACCACAAACAGTTCACGGCGTCCTTGACGCGAACCTTCCGCACTGTCACCCACTCCGCCGGCGAGGGCAGCTTCGCCGGGTTGTACCAGTAGAACTCCTGCGCCAGATAGAACCCGACCTCACGGCACAGTGCGATGAGCAGCTCGAAGTGATAGAGGGAACGCGTCGGCTGCCCAGGCGTCCACGCACCACCGATGTCGACGACGAAGCTCCCGTCGTCCCGCAAGAGACGGTGTACGTGACGAGCAAACGGCAGAAACCATTTGACGTAGTCCCGTTGCGCCGCGTTCCCGTATTCTTTCTTAAAGTGCAGAGCATACGGCGGCGACGTGAACACCAGGTTCACGCTTGCCACCGGCATGTCGGCCATGAGCGGGAGCGAATCGCCAAGGAAGGCCTTCCCGTACGACGTCTCATACAACGGCTTCGCCACTTCCCGCCGCTTCACCGCCCTACTCCCTGCAAGGCGTCGTGAATCGCCGCCTCGATGTCGGGGCGCCATGGCCCCTCAGGCCCCGGCGGCACCCGCTGCATGATCACTAGAATGTCGGCCATGTTCGCCCTTCGTTGAAGTGCCCCCGTTGCCACGTACAAGTACTCCCACTGGTGTGTCTGATTGAAAAGACACGCCGCAAGGATATCGAACTCACCGATGCGGTAGCCCCGCGTCGGTGTTCCGTCCTTGCTGTTGCGCGTCTTCTGCAGCTCGACCTTGTACCCCTCCGCATTCCGGTAGCGTCCTTCCGCACCACTGCGGACATTCTTGCACTCGACCCGCAGAGTCCGCTCGCCAACCCCAATGACGAAATCGGGCTGACCGTCCCTGTCCAACCATTCAACGCTCTCAATGACTCTCTGCTCCCGCAACCGCTCGAGCTTCTGGAAGAGAAAATACTC
This Candidatus Binatia bacterium DNA region includes the following protein-coding sequences:
- a CDS encoding site-specific DNA-methyltransferase, yielding MKRREVAKPLYETSYGKAFLGDSLPLMADMPVASVNLVFTSPPYALHFKKEYGNAAQRDYVKWFLPFARHVHRLLRDDGSFVVDIGGAWTPGQPTRSLYHFELLIALCREVGFYLAQEFYWYNPAKLPSPAEWVTVRKVRVKDAVNCLWWLSKTPAPKADNQRVLKEYSPDMKRLVKRGYRATVRPSGHIITAKFTDRGGSIPPNLLTYGNNDSNGHYLEQCKKHGLKPHPARFPVQLPTFFLRFLTDPNDLVFDPFAGSNTTGEACEREGRRWIAVEVEERYLEASRFRFTGDLRALSDLYEENGTAGVVVQPSLFG